A window from Rhizosphaericola mali encodes these proteins:
- a CDS encoding T9SS type A sorting domain-containing protein, producing MKHIYTLIALIYLISVSKLNAQISGPVSRVYANSQTNSSWGLGAGGISSADNAIDNSSSTASSLTIGLALVAGGYQQILTFASAVPANTAIHVKVGTVASGVNVGGYTIVAALDDNGTQISSTGNVSVIGLLGGENTNEYVITNTVAVKSIRVRLGSTVGLGITANVYGAYYEISSTGSLPTTPFDVLAGTETTSLLNVGSALSSVLNPYNCIDGDTATTATLFAAANIAAQQQVTGLFAGLYPSGSYAHVLIGDPGTLLSLSLINGPITVQLLNNGVVVQSTESTGWNLIDLELLGSNTSKGWLNIPATASFNQVKVISNSSVVGLLQSFNVYEITRDYNTSVLPVNYSKELNAVYSDNKVNLSWTTGIEINNSYFSVMRSLNATDWSQIGRVDSHFSNGSGNGSSYNFVDNTPNSGVNYYRLIQYDLDGKSALSKIISINIQSILQPAIKIYPNPTTDRVNIDNVPSGSLYKVIDLSGKIILTGTLNTSPGYISLSNVKSGIVIIELFSPKGIKIGSYKIIKN from the coding sequence ATGAAACACATTTACACTTTAATTGCATTAATTTATTTAATTAGTGTGTCAAAACTGAATGCACAAATTTCAGGTCCGGTATCAAGGGTCTATGCAAATAGCCAAACAAATAGCTCTTGGGGGCTGGGTGCAGGTGGTATAAGTTCTGCGGACAATGCCATAGACAATTCAAGCAGTACGGCAAGTTCACTAACAATAGGATTAGCCTTAGTTGCTGGAGGCTATCAGCAGATTTTAACATTTGCAAGTGCCGTGCCAGCAAATACGGCAATTCATGTAAAAGTTGGAACCGTCGCTTCAGGCGTTAATGTCGGAGGCTATACAATTGTTGCAGCACTCGATGACAATGGGACTCAGATATCTTCTACTGGTAATGTTTCTGTAATAGGCTTGTTGGGAGGAGAAAATACGAATGAATATGTAATAACAAATACAGTAGCAGTAAAAAGCATAAGAGTAAGATTAGGATCAACAGTAGGACTTGGTATTACAGCAAATGTTTATGGAGCTTATTATGAAATATCATCTACGGGTTCTTTGCCTACGACACCATTTGATGTTCTTGCTGGCACCGAAACAACTTCATTGCTGAATGTAGGAAGCGCTTTATCATCGGTACTTAATCCATATAATTGCATAGATGGAGATACCGCTACAACAGCTACTCTGTTCGCCGCAGCAAATATTGCCGCCCAACAACAGGTTACAGGCTTGTTTGCTGGATTGTATCCTAGCGGATCTTATGCACATGTATTGATAGGAGATCCAGGAACTTTATTGAGCTTATCATTGATAAATGGTCCAATAACTGTACAACTTTTAAATAACGGGGTCGTTGTTCAAAGCACAGAAAGTACTGGGTGGAATCTAATCGATCTAGAATTACTGGGAAGTAATACATCCAAAGGATGGTTAAACATTCCCGCAACGGCTTCTTTTAACCAAGTTAAGGTAATTAGCAATAGTAGTGTTGTAGGCTTGCTTCAATCATTTAATGTATACGAAATCACAAGGGATTATAATACAAGTGTTTTACCTGTTAACTATAGTAAAGAGCTAAATGCGGTTTATTCTGATAACAAAGTTAATCTTAGTTGGACTACCGGGATCGAGATAAACAATAGTTATTTTTCGGTAATGAGAAGTCTGAATGCAACGGATTGGTCTCAAATTGGAAGAGTTGATAGTCATTTTTCAAATGGTAGTGGAAATGGATCTAGTTACAATTTTGTAGATAATACTCCTAATAGTGGAGTAAACTATTATAGATTGATACAATATGACTTAGATGGAAAATCAGCCCTTAGCAAAATAATCTCTATCAATATTCAATCAATACTTCAACCCGCTATTAAAATTTATCCTAATCCAACAACTGACAGAGTGAATATTGATAATGTACCTAGTGGCAGCTTGTATAAAGTTATTGATTTGAGTGGTAAAATTATTCTCACGGGAACACTAAATACATCTCCTGGGTATATTTCATTATCAAATGTTAAATCAGGTATAGTAATAATTGAATTATTTAGCCCGAAGGGGATAAAAATAGGTAGTTATAAAATAATTAAGAATTAG
- a CDS encoding ABC transporter permease — translation MKYTNVTLKIITASKLGVLLKSESIMGLKTISQKDLQNPTFSNLSVIVRKEVKDLVSSVRFIILAILIILTFLATMYASLSNLKNTLGANYDSTKSFVYLKLLTSGDGNLPRFHVFIGFLGPLLGIALGFDAVNSERNNGTLIKMLSQPIYRDTLLLAKFTSPIIIVATFFLSLFMLSVGVGMLYTGVSIEPSEIIRILVLIFLTVLYVGFWLSISIMLSIKYNQTSTSALLAIGIWLFFSVFYPILLQMCMKFFLPDPNTISQDELIYYNSIIMDLLRFTPNQLYMDATTILLMPSVRSLGPLTMEQMTGTLPSNLTTWDSLLIVWPQLSGLIAVTILVFAFAYTLFMRKEIRN, via the coding sequence ATGAAATATACCAACGTTACTTTGAAAATAATAACAGCGAGCAAGCTAGGCGTTTTATTAAAAAGTGAATCAATTATGGGCTTAAAAACTATATCTCAAAAGGATTTGCAAAATCCAACATTTAGCAATTTGTCAGTTATAGTCAGAAAGGAGGTTAAAGATTTAGTATCAAGTGTGCGATTCATCATATTGGCAATACTAATAATACTTACTTTCTTAGCAACAATGTATGCATCTTTGTCAAATTTAAAAAATACCTTAGGAGCTAATTATGACAGCACGAAGTCATTTGTTTATTTAAAATTATTAACAAGTGGAGATGGCAATTTACCAAGATTTCATGTTTTTATTGGATTTTTAGGACCATTATTAGGAATCGCATTGGGATTTGACGCGGTTAATTCAGAAAGAAATAATGGTACTTTGATAAAAATGCTTTCACAACCAATTTATAGAGATACACTTTTACTTGCTAAATTTACTTCACCAATAATCATAGTTGCTACCTTTTTTTTATCTCTGTTTATGTTAAGTGTTGGAGTTGGGATGCTATATACAGGAGTGTCGATAGAACCGAGTGAAATTATTAGAATATTAGTACTAATCTTTTTGACAGTTTTGTATGTTGGCTTTTGGTTGAGTATATCTATTATGCTTTCCATAAAATATAATCAGACTTCAACATCTGCATTATTGGCAATTGGTATTTGGTTATTTTTTAGTGTTTTTTACCCTATTCTATTGCAAATGTGTATGAAGTTTTTTTTGCCAGATCCAAATACAATATCCCAAGATGAGCTTATTTACTACAATAGTATAATAATGGATCTTTTACGATTTACGCCTAATCAACTTTATATGGATGCCACTACAATTTTGTTGATGCCATCCGTGCGTAGCCTCGGTCCATTAACTATGGAGCAGATGACTGGAACTCTACCGTCAAATCTAACTACATGGGATAGCCTATTGATCGTTTGGCCACAATTAAGCGGTTTGATTGCTGTCACCATCCTTGTTTTTGCTTTTGCTTATACACTATTTATGCGTAAGGAGATTAGAAATTGA
- a CDS encoding ABC transporter ATP-binding protein, whose product MMEVPIIEINGLVKKYGSLRAVNNLNLSINKGEIFGLLGPNGAGKTTTILMLLGLTEPTSGKMSVCGYDPIMNPIQIKRKVGYMPDSLGFYKDLTAYENLSYTARLNGIKEYKLRDHITNVLDLVGLYKVRENKVVTYSRGMKQRLGLADVLIRNPEVVILDEPTLGIDPSGVQDFLRLIKQLNENRKLTVLLSSHYLYQVQKICDRVGIFVNGSLLAQGDVNSLASELFGTEPNTIKITTDTPVEDFKLIERSLLTLEIVKKVSLLNLNQIIIECKQSCTSTIVRNLVNLNVSICGVEQQNYGLDEIYQRYFENNNSEQARRFIKK is encoded by the coding sequence ATGATGGAAGTTCCAATTATTGAGATTAATGGTCTAGTGAAGAAATATGGCAGCCTAAGAGCGGTGAATAATCTTAACTTAAGCATTAATAAAGGTGAAATATTTGGATTGCTCGGTCCAAATGGAGCAGGAAAAACTACTACTATTTTAATGTTGTTGGGGCTTACGGAGCCTACATCAGGAAAGATGTCAGTATGTGGTTATGACCCAATTATGAATCCGATCCAAATCAAAAGAAAGGTTGGTTATATGCCCGACAGTCTGGGTTTTTATAAAGATCTTACAGCTTACGAAAATCTATCTTATACTGCCCGCTTGAATGGTATTAAAGAGTATAAACTAAGGGATCATATAACAAATGTTTTAGACTTAGTAGGATTGTATAAAGTCCGAGAAAATAAAGTAGTAACCTATTCTCGTGGTATGAAACAACGCCTGGGGCTTGCAGATGTGTTGATTCGCAACCCTGAAGTTGTAATATTGGATGAACCAACTTTAGGTATTGATCCAAGCGGCGTTCAGGATTTTCTACGTTTAATTAAACAACTCAATGAAAATAGAAAATTAACAGTTCTGTTATCATCGCATTATTTATACCAAGTACAGAAGATTTGCGACCGAGTAGGAATATTTGTAAACGGAAGTTTATTGGCGCAAGGAGATGTTAATAGTTTAGCAAGCGAATTATTTGGAACGGAGCCCAACACAATAAAAATTACTACAGATACTCCGGTAGAAGATTTTAAATTAATAGAGCGTTCTCTTCTAACATTAGAAATAGTCAAAAAGGTTTCCTTGCTTAACTTGAATCAAATCATCATAGAGTGTAAACAATCATGCACGTCGACTATTGTAAGAAATTTAGTCAACTTGAATGTTTCTATTTGCGGAGTAGAGCAGCAAAATTATGGATTGGATGAAATATACCAACGTTACTTTGAAAATAATAACAGCGAGCAAGCTAGGCGTTTTATTAAAAAGTGA
- a CDS encoding JAB domain-containing protein has protein sequence MKTYNSTATRENEPHWSELQEVQLSYRNKIKATQRPKINMAEDALALFRSVWNEDEMELVESFKMLLINNANRVLGIYHRSTGGTAGTIVDIRILLTVALKSNACKIIVAHNHPSGNLTPSPADLKITERLKDAAKLMDITLLDHLIITTDSSHSFANEGLI, from the coding sequence ATGAAAACTTACAACTCAACAGCAACCAGAGAAAATGAACCTCATTGGTCCGAATTACAAGAAGTTCAACTATCGTATCGCAACAAAATAAAAGCTACACAAAGACCTAAAATTAATATGGCAGAAGATGCATTAGCTCTTTTTAGATCCGTTTGGAACGAAGATGAAATGGAACTGGTGGAATCCTTCAAAATGCTACTCATCAATAATGCGAATAGAGTTCTCGGTATATATCACAGATCTACAGGTGGCACTGCTGGTACTATTGTAGATATTCGCATTTTACTTACGGTAGCACTAAAATCTAATGCTTGTAAAATTATTGTGGCACATAACCATCCGAGTGGAAATCTTACGCCAAGTCCTGCTGATCTGAAGATTACAGAAAGATTAAAAGACGCTGCTAAGTTAATGGATATTACACTATTGGATCATTTGATTATTACTACAGATAGTTCTCACTCTTTTGCAAACGAAGGACTCATATGA
- a CDS encoding COG1470 family protein, which yields MSLSFLSNFTYCYAQSTLPKSGLSAQLFNLEAATNSTFNYSASLYNSSDVDKNYQLSANLPNGWQIAYKVGGSPVTALNVLAKQTQNLSIEIIPSISAEPGKTAVTVFGVANGDSTKLDLEAVVKGTYGLQLSTPSGKLNQDLTQGATQSITLELKNTGNIALDGIDLSNQLPPNWQAVFDPSKISHLSPGETKQIIVSIQVPDKTLSGDYQATLSAKTPYINSDTVLRLTVKASLLTGWIGIIIIIGSIALVYFLIKKYGRR from the coding sequence TTGTCACTTTCTTTTCTGTCTAACTTTACGTATTGTTATGCCCAGAGTACCCTTCCTAAATCAGGATTGTCTGCGCAATTGTTTAATCTAGAAGCGGCAACAAATTCAACATTTAATTATAGTGCTTCACTTTATAACTCTAGTGATGTAGATAAGAATTATCAATTGAGTGCCAATTTACCAAATGGATGGCAGATCGCTTACAAAGTCGGAGGAAGTCCAGTAACTGCTTTAAATGTTCTAGCCAAACAAACACAGAATTTATCCATAGAGATAATTCCTTCCATTTCTGCTGAACCTGGGAAAACTGCGGTAACAGTTTTTGGTGTAGCTAATGGAGATAGTACAAAATTAGATTTAGAAGCAGTAGTTAAAGGAACTTATGGTTTGCAACTTTCCACTCCGTCCGGTAAATTAAACCAAGATTTAACTCAAGGGGCTACGCAATCCATTACACTAGAGTTAAAAAACACTGGAAATATTGCACTTGATGGTATCGACTTGTCAAATCAACTTCCTCCGAATTGGCAGGCAGTTTTTGATCCATCCAAGATATCGCATCTTTCACCAGGAGAAACAAAACAAATTATTGTTTCCATTCAAGTTCCTGACAAAACGCTTTCTGGGGATTATCAAGCTACATTGTCAGCTAAAACACCTTATATTAATTCAGACACAGTATTACGCTTAACGGTCAAAGCATCTTTGCTTACTGGTTGGATTGGCATAATAATAATAATAGGGTCAATTGCCTTAGTTTATTTTCTCATTAAAAAATATGGGAGACGGTAA